A window of Ignavibacterium sp. contains these coding sequences:
- a CDS encoding regulatory protein GemA, which translates to MEINKKQISKIHLLKNQLHLSDEEYGAALESYEVSSSKDLSYEQAADLIKKLIKLLPKELRENFTQRHKDAKKKYDEFGIRWNERLREHYATPKQLRMLEAMWMTSPRVENKNEDAFKRFVKRISGKEKLEWVMMSDVRKIKKAIESL; encoded by the coding sequence ATGGAAATAAATAAAAAACAAATATCGAAAATTCACTTACTTAAAAATCAACTTCATTTGTCTGATGAAGAATATGGTGCAGCACTTGAAAGCTATGAAGTTAGTAGTAGTAAGGATTTGAGTTATGAGCAGGCTGCTGATTTGATAAAAAAGTTGATTAAGCTGCTGCCAAAAGAGTTAAGGGAAAATTTCACGCAAAGGCACAAAGACGCCAAGAAGAAATATGATGAATTCGGTATACGATGGAACGAAAGATTAAGAGAACATTATGCAACACCTAAACAGCTTAGAATGTTGGAAGCTATGTGGATGACTTCACCGAGAGTTGAAAATAAAAATGAAGATGCTTTTAAAAGATTTGTTAAAAGAATCTCAGGTAAAGAGAAACTCGAGTGGGTTATGATGAGTGATGTAAGGAAAATAAAAAAAGCAATTGAGTCGTTATGA
- a CDS encoding AAA family ATPase, whose amino-acid sequence MQHKSNENLPNPEGNLLNKLRDFVDRKNISINRIAKQIGYSASVVSTYLAGKYPGDVQKLEWAIASFLVRQEEIEAMPKEMIPFCPITNSELLFQAAKVAHLDQEIGVVVGEAGTGKTKAAKEYARQNPDVILIEADLSYSTKVFFRELHKKLGMDGSGGIYDLFSDCCDKLKDSNRLVIIDEAENLPYRALDMVRRLYDKANVGILLIGLPRLIANLRGKRGEFKQLYSRVGIVTQLEDWSETDAKLIIQTVFPSTNGVYKTFYELSKGNGRKLEKLILRTSRAARTSKKEINDKLVRSAAEVLIL is encoded by the coding sequence ATGCAACACAAATCTAATGAAAATCTTCCAAATCCGGAAGGAAATCTTCTTAACAAGCTGCGGGACTTTGTTGACAGGAAGAATATTTCTATCAACAGAATAGCCAAGCAAATTGGTTACAGTGCCAGCGTAGTATCAACATATCTTGCCGGGAAATATCCTGGCGATGTACAAAAGCTTGAGTGGGCAATTGCATCATTTCTTGTAAGGCAAGAAGAAATAGAAGCGATGCCTAAAGAGATGATTCCGTTCTGTCCGATTACAAACTCAGAGTTATTATTTCAGGCGGCAAAGGTAGCCCATCTTGACCAGGAAATTGGGGTTGTAGTTGGGGAGGCAGGAACGGGCAAGACAAAAGCAGCAAAAGAATATGCACGGCAAAATCCTGATGTAATATTGATTGAAGCCGATCTGAGTTATTCGACAAAAGTATTTTTCCGTGAATTGCACAAAAAACTTGGGATGGATGGCAGTGGTGGCATTTATGATTTATTCTCAGATTGTTGTGATAAACTTAAGGACAGTAACCGGCTTGTAATAATTGATGAAGCTGAAAACTTACCATATAGAGCGCTGGATATGGTGAGAAGACTATATGATAAAGCAAACGTAGGAATATTGCTGATAGGATTGCCGAGATTAATTGCGAATCTCAGAGGAAAACGAGGCGAATTCAAGCAATTATACAGTCGTGTGGGCATAGTAACACAACTTGAAGATTGGAGCGAAACAGATGCCAAGCTGATAATACAAACCGTTTTTCCATCAACAAACGGTGTTTATAAGACCTTTTATGAACTATCAAAAGGTAACGGGAGAAAGCTTGAAAAACTAATATTAAGGACCAGCAGAGCGGCAAGAACCAGCAAAAAGGAAATTAATGATAAGCTTGTAAGAAGTGCTGCGGAGGTGTTGATATTATGA
- a CDS encoding transposase, whose translation MAHSKSIKTILYEANGAGAMKDPFSTENLMKSGLRLSLKGVNYGVNQQKKVETELKYLKNNDLQVSVKWMTVAEGVNRLGITKMAIVKHCQQGHFVTRKVKMNGGFGYEIALESVFNYYNKLGDWDKCEKILNWIKESSDFGLGLKGQEGQNGQNGFLDDTALAKYQVCKLLDEIILKADKKTIAIERFVNSFNNGSYPELLNVLGKISVRSVYRWYGDIKDNWDISVFEREMKPTARTISNKEAEILIPMLINPNRPLVSEILKRAKEEFLKRGITVKSDVTYRRFIEDWTRKNIDLWTLGRYGMKSFNDKIMKDILRDKDRVEVGDIVVADGHTLNVMVINPLTGRPQRMTLIMFFDFKSSMPLGWEIMPTENILTIASALRRTILLLGRFFEDVAHRKAQGDTGYIPKIAYLDNGRAFRAKYFRGIKDFKDSIVPGLFGKLGIETMYATPYHGQSKTIERWFRTLGEMERRLPAYTGTNIAGKPAMLMRNEKLHQRLFDNTPITIDSLKATLEEYVKEYAEQEHQDGQYKGLSPAEVFMHSVNKIKSEPERLEGRLISRQELNYLMLSDETRTITKNGIRFRGNYYYNEEMPRIIGSKVIVKYDIWDDKEIIVLDEKERYLFGADKDDLRYHPAARLLGTDEDVAMLQEALRKKQQMKNETVQIFKGLVEMQNNDVKEEKREIISRRDAKNAKGKPKKNAFKEYMKLCGIEPKIYSNPVEELLKRG comes from the coding sequence ATGGCACATTCAAAGAGCATTAAAACAATTCTTTATGAGGCAAATGGAGCTGGAGCTATGAAAGACCCTTTCTCAACGGAAAATTTGATGAAAAGCGGTTTACGCCTTTCCCTAAAAGGTGTAAACTATGGTGTAAACCAGCAGAAAAAGGTGGAAACTGAGCTTAAATATTTAAAAAATAATGATTTACAGGTATCAGTTAAATGGATGACAGTTGCCGAAGGTGTAAACCGATTAGGCATCACAAAAATGGCAATAGTAAAACATTGTCAGCAAGGACATTTTGTCACACGTAAGGTGAAGATGAATGGCGGTTTTGGGTATGAAATTGCCCTTGAAAGTGTGTTTAATTACTACAATAAACTGGGCGACTGGGATAAATGTGAGAAGATTTTGAACTGGATTAAGGAAAGTAGTGATTTTGGATTGGGACTAAAGGGTCAAGAGGGACAAAATGGACAAAATGGATTTTTGGATGATACTGCATTGGCAAAATACCAGGTTTGTAAGCTGCTTGATGAAATTATTTTGAAAGCTGATAAGAAGACAATAGCTATAGAGAGATTTGTGAATAGTTTCAATAATGGAAGTTATCCGGAGCTACTAAATGTGCTTGGGAAGATAAGTGTAAGATCAGTTTACAGATGGTATGGTGACATAAAGGACAACTGGGACATAAGCGTATTTGAAAGGGAAATGAAACCTACTGCAAGAACAATATCAAATAAAGAAGCAGAGATTTTAATACCGATGTTGATTAATCCCAATAGACCACTTGTAAGTGAGATATTAAAGAGAGCTAAAGAGGAGTTTTTGAAGCGTGGAATAACAGTTAAAAGCGATGTTACTTACAGAAGATTTATAGAAGATTGGACAAGAAAAAATATTGACCTTTGGACGCTTGGACGATATGGAATGAAATCGTTTAATGACAAGATTATGAAAGATATTTTGCGTGATAAAGACAGAGTTGAAGTTGGTGATATTGTAGTAGCTGATGGTCATACGCTTAATGTAATGGTTATAAATCCATTGACCGGCAGGCCGCAGAGGATGACCTTGATAATGTTCTTTGATTTTAAGTCGTCAATGCCACTTGGTTGGGAGATTATGCCTACAGAAAATATACTAACAATTGCGAGTGCATTGCGAAGGACGATTTTACTGCTGGGAAGGTTTTTTGAGGATGTCGCTCATCGGAAAGCTCAGGGTGACACGGGCTATATACCAAAAATTGCATATCTGGATAATGGCAGAGCTTTCAGAGCAAAATATTTTAGAGGCATTAAAGATTTTAAGGACTCGATTGTGCCAGGTTTATTTGGAAAACTGGGAATTGAAACGATGTATGCAACACCATATCACGGGCAGAGCAAGACAATTGAACGATGGTTCAGGACACTTGGCGAAATGGAAAGAAGATTACCTGCATACACCGGGACTAATATCGCAGGCAAACCGGCAATGCTAATGAGAAATGAGAAACTGCATCAGAGACTTTTTGATAATACACCAATAACGATTGACAGTTTAAAGGCAACACTGGAAGAATATGTTAAGGAATATGCAGAGCAGGAACACCAGGATGGGCAATATAAGGGTTTATCGCCAGCTGAAGTGTTTATGCACTCTGTTAATAAGATTAAAAGCGAACCGGAAAGATTAGAAGGCAGACTGATAAGTAGGCAGGAATTAAATTATCTGATGCTTAGTGATGAGACAAGGACAATAACCAAGAATGGGATAAGATTTCGCGGAAATTATTATTACAATGAAGAGATGCCAAGGATAATTGGCAGCAAAGTGATAGTTAAATATGACATTTGGGACGATAAGGAAATTATTGTATTGGATGAGAAGGAAAGGTATTTGTTTGGAGCTGATAAGGATGATTTGCGTTATCATCCGGCTGCAAGGTTATTGGGAACAGATGAAGATGTGGCAATGCTGCAAGAGGCATTGCGTAAGAAACAGCAGATGAAGAATGAGACAGTGCAGATTTTTAAGGGATTGGTTGAAATGCAAAACAATGATGTTAAGGAAGAAAAAAGAGAAATAATATCACGTAGGGATGCAAAGAACGCAAAGGGAAAACCAAAGAAAAATGCTTTTAAGGAATATATGAAATTGTGCGGGATTGAACCGAAAATTTATTCTAATCCCGTTGAGGAATTGTTAAAGAGAGGATAG
- a CDS encoding helix-turn-helix transcriptional regulator, whose amino-acid sequence MTEQKQPLKIQIDKKLINQEEIARRLGVSGAYVHYLLNGKRKNDRLLKKIIEIIKSAA is encoded by the coding sequence ATGACTGAACAAAAACAGCCATTAAAAATACAGATAGACAAAAAGCTTATTAACCAAGAAGAAATAGCAAGAAGACTTGGCGTATCAGGAGCTTATGTGCATTATCTGTTAAATGGTAAAAGAAAGAACGATAGATTATTAAAAAAAATAATCGAGATAATCAAAAGTGCTGCTTAA
- a CDS encoding helix-turn-helix transcriptional regulator has translation MNFVEKLRIFAEKFGSISTLAEALGIAQPSLSRYLSGEVKPGLDFIMKLKDLGCDINWLLSDSPDPPPETNQLLQARLKELEEENARLRDSIGRFILLAQEVEAHKKGKKKPKK, from the coding sequence ATGAATTTTGTTGAAAAATTAAGGATTTTTGCAGAAAAATTTGGTTCAATCTCAACTTTAGCAGAAGCTCTTGGCATTGCTCAGCCGAGTTTATCAAGATATTTATCTGGGGAAGTTAAACCAGGCTTAGATTTTATTATGAAGCTCAAGGACCTCGGTTGCGACATCAATTGGCTATTAAGCGACAGCCCGGATCCACCACCAGAGACAAACCAGCTATTGCAGGCTCGCCTAAAAGAGCTTGAGGAGGAGAATGCCAGACTTAGGGATAGTATTGGCCGTTTTATTCTCCTCGCACAAGAGGTAGAAGCACATAAAAAAGGTAAGAAAAAGCCAAAGAAATGA
- a CDS encoding biosynthetic peptidoglycan transglycosylase, whose amino-acid sequence MINIFNKILGFCIRIISITCFRINDSIKLRYNNLRNSIIDSEIVQIIIPKNLSKIIVFIEDRRFFYHLGVDIYSIFRAIFRLVFDNKIEGASTITQQLVRTITNDRELTIRRKIREIILASLIEREFSKEKILRAYFIKYNFSHSIGIHRFCLKEGYDINCLNIQEIFEIVARLKYPSINAKNYTKFLKRVRTIDVLVTKNNPLFEDNDKNYKRELLSEYSGV is encoded by the coding sequence TTGATAAATATATTCAACAAAATTTTGGGGTTTTGTATAAGGATAATTTCTATAACTTGTTTTAGGATTAACGACTCCATAAAATTACGCTATAATAACCTTAGAAATTCTATTATTGATAGCGAAATCGTTCAAATAATTATTCCGAAGAATTTATCAAAGATTATTGTTTTTATTGAAGACAGAAGGTTTTTTTATCATTTAGGGGTAGATATTTACTCAATATTTAGAGCGATTTTCCGATTAGTATTTGATAATAAAATTGAAGGGGCTAGTACCATTACTCAACAGCTCGTTAGAACAATAACCAACGACAGAGAGTTAACAATCCGGCGTAAAATTAGAGAAATAATTCTTGCGTCATTGATTGAAAGAGAATTTTCAAAAGAAAAGATACTAAGAGCATACTTTATCAAGTATAACTTTAGTCATTCAATTGGTATACATAGATTTTGTCTTAAAGAAGGCTATGATATAAATTGCCTTAATATACAAGAAATATTCGAAATCGTGGCTCGATTAAAATATCCATCAATAAATGCCAAAAATTATACTAAGTTCCTTAAACGAGTTAGAACAATTGATGTTCTTGTAACTAAAAATAACCCACTCTTTGAGGATAATGATAAAAATTATAAAAGAGAATTATTATCTGAGTATTCGGGTGTTTAG
- a CDS encoding cation transporter, protein MHKTIFKISKMDCPSEENLIRLKLDGIKEISRLDFDIENRTLTIFHNNKLELIEKSIADLNLDSKVISTETFNDEINSEESTQRKVLWIVFLINFAFFLIEIVFGIVSKSMGLVADSLDMLADAFVYGISLYVVGGTITRKKNIAKLAGYFQITLAVVGFVEVLRRFIGIEELPDFKTMILVSIFALIANSICLYLLQKSKSKEAHMRASMIFTSNDVIINIGVIIAGALVLLLNSGIPDLVIGSIVFVIVINGAIRILKLSK, encoded by the coding sequence ATGCACAAAACCATATTCAAAATATCAAAGATGGATTGCCCATCAGAAGAAAATCTTATCCGACTAAAACTTGATGGAATTAAAGAGATATCACGACTGGATTTTGATATTGAGAACAGAACGCTAACCATATTTCATAACAACAAACTTGAACTGATTGAAAAATCAATCGCTGATTTAAATCTTGATAGCAAAGTTATCAGCACAGAAACCTTCAATGATGAAATTAATTCTGAGGAATCAACACAAAGAAAAGTTTTGTGGATAGTTTTTCTTATTAACTTCGCTTTCTTTCTGATTGAAATTGTGTTCGGAATAGTTTCAAAATCAATGGGATTGGTTGCGGATAGTCTTGATATGCTTGCAGATGCTTTTGTTTACGGAATTAGTCTTTATGTTGTCGGTGGAACTATTACAAGAAAAAAGAACATCGCAAAGCTTGCCGGTTATTTTCAAATTACGCTTGCTGTTGTTGGATTCGTTGAAGTACTTCGCAGATTTATTGGAATTGAAGAATTGCCAGATTTCAAAACTATGATTCTCGTTTCAATATTTGCTTTGATTGCCAACAGCATTTGTCTTTATCTTCTTCAAAAATCTAAAAGCAAAGAAGCACATATGCGTGCAAGCATGATTTTCACTTCAAATGATGTAATAATAAACATTGGTGTCATCATCGCCGGAGCTTTGGTTCTTCTTCTAAATTCCGGAATACCCGATCTTGTTATTGGTTCAATTGTTTTTGTAATAGTAATAAACGGCGCTATTAGAATTTTGAAGTTATCGAAATAA
- a CDS encoding DUF4349 domain-containing protein yields MIAQNKFLKKSLHLFSFAVLLLFAACNSGENQNQVSADFIPSEKRTESFTNQQNPDISVERKIIKEGNIRFETSDVKETEKFIRTAVAELGGYVGNENVYNFEDRVEHTLIARVPEDKFNTLLDKISSVAEKIESKNVSSLDVTEEFIDVEARIKTKKELEARYKEILKKATRVDEILNIEREMGNLRSEIESLEGRMNYLKNRISLSTLTITFYEKVSTPFGFFSKIKQALHNGWTALLWFIIIMISLWPFIILALIIAVIILKYRKKKKSTAN; encoded by the coding sequence ATGATTGCGCAAAATAAATTTCTTAAAAAATCACTTCATCTTTTTTCTTTTGCTGTGCTCTTACTGTTTGCTGCCTGCAATTCAGGTGAAAACCAAAATCAGGTATCTGCTGATTTTATTCCATCTGAAAAAAGAACTGAAAGCTTTACCAATCAGCAAAATCCCGACATTTCTGTTGAACGGAAAATTATAAAAGAAGGCAACATCAGATTTGAAACTTCAGATGTAAAAGAAACGGAAAAATTTATTCGTACCGCTGTTGCAGAGCTGGGTGGTTATGTTGGAAACGAAAATGTTTACAACTTTGAAGACCGGGTTGAACATACTCTTATTGCACGAGTGCCTGAAGATAAATTCAATACACTGCTTGATAAAATTTCATCCGTTGCAGAAAAAATAGAAAGCAAAAATGTTTCTTCACTCGATGTAACCGAAGAATTTATTGATGTTGAAGCCCGAATAAAAACCAAAAAAGAACTTGAAGCTCGGTACAAGGAAATTCTGAAGAAAGCAACTCGTGTTGATGAAATATTAAATATCGAAAGAGAAATGGGAAATCTTCGTTCAGAGATTGAGTCTCTTGAAGGAAGAATGAATTATCTTAAAAACAGAATTTCTTTAAGCACTCTTACAATTACTTTCTATGAAAAGGTTTCAACTCCGTTTGGTTTCTTCTCAAAAATTAAACAAGCATTACATAACGGTTGGACTGCCTTATTATGGTTCATAATAATAATGATTAGTCTCTGGCCATTTATTATTCTTGCTTTGATTATTGCCGTTATTATATTGAAGTACAGAAAGAAAAAGAAAAGCACAGCTAATTAA
- a CDS encoding VOC family protein, with protein sequence MTRQIFVNLPVKNVKRSMNFFSQLGFSFNMQFTDDKAACLVIGENIYAMLLHEEFFKTFTKKELADATKVTEVLIAIDVESREAVDSMIQKAVNAGGTIYSEPSDHGWMYQHSFADLDGHQWEVFYSDINALNNS encoded by the coding sequence ATGACAAGACAGATTTTTGTTAATCTGCCTGTTAAGAATGTCAAGCGCTCGATGAATTTCTTCTCTCAGCTTGGCTTTAGTTTTAATATGCAATTTACTGATGATAAAGCCGCCTGCCTTGTGATTGGTGAAAACATTTATGCAATGTTGCTGCACGAAGAGTTTTTTAAGACATTTACCAAAAAAGAATTAGCGGATGCAACAAAAGTTACAGAAGTTCTTATCGCTATAGATGTTGAAAGCAGAGAAGCTGTTGATTCTATGATTCAGAAAGCTGTTAATGCAGGAGGAACAATTTACTCCGAACCTTCTGACCACGGTTGGATGTATCAACACAGCTTTGCAGATTTGGATGGACATCAGTGGGAAGTTTTTTATTCGGATATTAACGCTTTAAATAATAGTTAA
- a CDS encoding MATE family efflux transporter, translated as MREDSNKSIQPVNNSNQSVKSSFWNELKDAINGSEADYTEIKLGKAVFLLAVPMILELIMESTFAVVDIFFVGKLGASAVATVGLTETYLFLLYSIGMGLSLAVTAIIARRIGEKEKDKAGLTAVQAILIAVIVSSPFALAGIFFSKDLLAIMGGDEWVIETGFRYTQWMLGGNGVIMLLFIINAIFRGAGDAAIAMRVLWIANGINIVLDPLLIFGFGPVPAFGIEGAAIATNIGRGTGVIIQLWLLFKGGKHIRVFKTHLKLQADIISNILRKSLGGIGQMIVAMTSWIFIMRIISDFGSAAVAGATIAIRIMMFSMMPAWGMSNAVATLVGQNLGAKKPDRAEKSVWITGVWNMIFLSIVAVVFYFKSEILVGIFTKEKDVIEIGAMWLKIVSYSYFVYAWWMVAIQAFNGAGDTLTPTKINLVFFWLIQIPLSYLMSKVLGMDVEGVFWAIFISETSVGLFTLWLFTKGKWKEVVV; from the coding sequence GTGAGAGAAGATTCAAATAAATCCATACAACCCGTTAACAACTCAAATCAATCTGTTAAATCTTCCTTTTGGAATGAATTAAAAGATGCAATAAACGGAAGCGAAGCTGATTATACAGAAATAAAACTTGGTAAGGCAGTTTTTCTTCTTGCCGTTCCGATGATTCTGGAGTTGATAATGGAATCAACTTTTGCAGTAGTAGATATTTTTTTCGTTGGAAAGCTTGGCGCTTCTGCAGTTGCAACTGTTGGATTAACAGAAACTTATTTGTTCCTGCTTTATTCAATTGGAATGGGATTATCATTAGCAGTTACTGCTATCATTGCCAGAAGAATCGGCGAGAAAGAAAAAGACAAAGCAGGATTAACCGCTGTTCAGGCAATTTTAATTGCTGTGATTGTCTCTTCTCCATTTGCTCTGGCAGGAATTTTCTTTTCAAAAGATTTGCTTGCAATAATGGGCGGAGATGAGTGGGTTATCGAAACGGGTTTTCGTTATACACAATGGATGTTGGGTGGTAATGGTGTAATAATGTTACTTTTTATCATTAACGCTATTTTCCGTGGCGCTGGTGATGCTGCAATAGCAATGCGCGTTCTCTGGATTGCAAACGGAATTAATATCGTTCTTGATCCTCTTTTAATATTTGGATTTGGTCCTGTTCCTGCTTTTGGTATTGAGGGTGCCGCAATTGCAACAAACATTGGACGAGGCACCGGTGTTATTATTCAACTTTGGTTATTATTCAAAGGCGGAAAACATATTCGTGTTTTCAAAACACATCTTAAATTACAAGCCGATATCATTTCAAATATTCTTCGTAAATCACTTGGTGGAATTGGTCAGATGATAGTTGCAATGACATCCTGGATTTTTATTATGCGAATAATTTCTGATTTTGGAAGTGCTGCTGTTGCCGGTGCAACTATTGCAATCAGAATTATGATGTTTTCAATGATGCCTGCCTGGGGAATGTCAAATGCTGTTGCAACTCTTGTAGGCCAAAATCTTGGGGCAAAAAAACCGGACAGAGCCGAAAAATCTGTTTGGATAACAGGCGTATGGAATATGATTTTCCTTTCAATTGTGGCTGTAGTTTTTTATTTCAAAAGCGAAATCCTTGTTGGCATATTCACAAAAGAAAAAGATGTTATTGAAATAGGCGCTATGTGGTTAAAAATAGTTTCGTATTCATATTTTGTTTATGCATGGTGGATGGTTGCAATACAAGCTTTTAATGGTGCCGGGGACACCTTAACTCCTACTAAAATTAATCTTGTTTTCTTCTGGCTGATACAAATTCCGTTATCATATTTAATGTCTAAAGTGTTGGGAATGGATGTCGAGGGTGTTTTCTGGGCTATTTTTATTTCTGAAACTTCTGTTGGTCTTTTTACACTCTGGCTTTTTACAAAAGGAAAATGGAAAGAGGTTGTTGTATAA
- a CDS encoding UvrD-helicase domain-containing protein encodes MKLTNEQYDIINSTGDIKINAVAGSGKTTTIIEYSKSRPKKNKILYLAFNRSVKTEAEQRFGSIGLDNVKVETAHSLAYKNTVFRFNYNVKTQGYKTYEVAEILKLRRRKEKHFELIAANHINRFVNYFCNSKAKKVSQLNYLDVVSDPLAFEFVKKNYDYIEKHTREFLAKMDKGEIEITHDFYLKKFQLSYPNLGFDYILFDEGQDASPAMLDVFLNQPATKVIVGDSHQQIYSWRFAVNSLESVDFRRFPLTISFRFPQDIANLAVEILNWKNHLDTKEILPIKGTGGKELNKLKATLARTNLGLLSKAIEFVTEKSKSQTLYFEGNVNSYFYSDEGASLFDVLNLYNHNHEMIKDNLIKSMSDFSELEEYVEKTEDTQLAMLVEIVKKYEDDLPRLIKLIRDSTVENKNDAKMIFSTVHRSKGMEYGTVYLHNDFISQKKIKRLIEKQNEIPLDVAKINEEINILYVAVTRAINNLFIPQHYLPTSFPRSSNIKIIGGETEERDFDNRKKLDTFRNRNEKHKSSSFDDVRKNHPDAYKAWLPEEEAKLLAMVKSNISINEISRSLGRTRGAILSRLNKLFGR; translated from the coding sequence ATGAAGCTCACTAACGAACAATACGATATTATAAATTCAACCGGAGATATTAAGATAAATGCTGTTGCCGGTTCCGGGAAAACAACAACCATAATAGAATATTCCAAATCACGCCCGAAGAAAAATAAAATACTTTATCTCGCATTTAATCGTTCCGTTAAAACTGAAGCTGAGCAAAGATTCGGTTCAATTGGACTTGATAATGTCAAGGTCGAAACCGCACATTCTCTTGCTTATAAGAATACTGTTTTTCGTTTTAATTATAATGTTAAAACACAGGGCTACAAAACTTATGAAGTAGCTGAAATTCTCAAGCTTCGTCGCCGCAAAGAAAAACATTTTGAGTTGATTGCCGCTAACCATATCAATCGCTTTGTTAATTATTTCTGTAACAGTAAAGCAAAAAAAGTAAGTCAGTTAAATTATCTTGATGTTGTTTCCGATCCGCTTGCATTTGAATTCGTAAAGAAGAATTATGATTACATCGAAAAGCATACAAGAGAATTTCTTGCTAAAATGGATAAGGGAGAAATTGAGATAACTCATGATTTTTATCTTAAAAAATTTCAATTGTCTTATCCAAATCTTGGATTTGATTATATTCTCTTTGATGAAGGACAGGATGCTTCACCAGCTATGCTTGATGTATTTCTGAATCAGCCGGCAACAAAAGTTATTGTTGGTGATTCTCACCAGCAAATTTATTCGTGGCGATTTGCGGTTAATTCTTTAGAAAGTGTTGACTTTAGAAGATTTCCTCTGACCATTAGTTTCCGCTTTCCTCAGGATATTGCAAATCTCGCTGTTGAAATTTTGAATTGGAAAAATCATTTGGATACAAAAGAAATTCTACCAATCAAAGGGACGGGCGGAAAAGAATTAAACAAACTAAAAGCAACTCTTGCACGAACAAACCTTGGTTTATTAAGTAAGGCAATAGAATTTGTTACTGAAAAATCCAAATCACAAACTCTTTACTTTGAAGGAAATGTAAATTCATATTTTTATTCAGATGAAGGGGCATCCCTGTTTGATGTTCTTAATTTATACAATCATAACCATGAAATGATTAAAGACAATCTCATAAAGAGTATGAGTGATTTTTCCGAACTTGAAGAGTATGTTGAAAAGACAGAAGACACTCAGCTTGCAATGCTTGTTGAAATAGTTAAAAAATATGAGGACGACCTACCCAGATTAATTAAATTAATACGGGATTCAACAGTGGAAAACAAAAATGATGCGAAGATGATATTCTCGACTGTTCATCGTTCAAAAGGAATGGAATATGGAACGGTTTATCTACATAATGATTTTATTTCACAAAAGAAGATTAAACGACTGATAGAAAAACAAAACGAAATACCTCTTGATGTTGCAAAAATTAATGAAGAAATAAATATACTTTATGTGGCTGTAACAAGAGCAATTAATAATTTATTTATTCCTCAGCATTATCTGCCGACATCTTTTCCCCGATCATCAAATATTAAAATCATTGGTGGTGAGACGGAAGAACGGGATTTCGACAACAGAAAAAAGCTTGATACTTTCAGGAATAGAAATGAAAAACATAAATCTTCTTCATTCGATGATGTTAGAAAAAATCATCCGGACGCTTATAAAGCATGGCTACCTGAAGAAGAAGCAAAACTTCTCGCAATGGTAAAATCGAATATCAGCATTAATGAAATTTCCAGAAGTCTGGGTAGAACCAGAGGTGCAATTTTAAGCCGTCTAAATAAACTTTTCGGAAGATAG
- a CDS encoding NAD(P)-binding domain-containing protein has protein sequence MKIAIIGAGNVGGALAKRWAKAGHTILLGLRDLNSSDAKELEKFSQNISSHTISDAIENSELVLFATPPEAAVSIAKQNPSLKNKIVIDATNAVFKKPEPYKTAFEGIKKESGCEDIVKCFNSTGFENMENPKYGEVAIDMFAAGSSLKAKEIAKQLSLDAGFAECYDFGGDDKVELLEQFALSWINLAILQKQGRDIAFKVLRRK, from the coding sequence ATGAAAATAGCAATCATTGGAGCTGGAAATGTAGGCGGAGCTTTAGCCAAAAGATGGGCAAAAGCTGGTCACACAATATTACTTGGATTAAGAGATTTGAATTCAAGTGATGCAAAAGAATTAGAAAAATTTTCTCAAAATATTTCATCACATACAATAAGTGATGCAATTGAAAATTCTGAATTAGTATTATTCGCAACTCCGCCTGAAGCCGCAGTATCAATTGCAAAGCAAAACCCTTCGCTGAAAAATAAAATTGTAATTGATGCAACAAACGCTGTCTTCAAAAAACCGGAGCCGTATAAAACAGCTTTCGAAGGAATAAAAAAAGAAAGTGGTTGTGAAGATATTGTTAAATGTTTTAACTCAACAGGATTTGAGAATATGGAAAATCCCAAGTACGGCGAGGTTGCTATTGATATGTTTGCCGCCGGCTCAAGTTTAAAAGCAAAAGAAATTGCTAAGCAATTATCGCTCGATGCAGGTTTTGCTGAATGCTATGATTTTGGTGGCGATGATAAGGTGGAATTACTCGAGCAGTTTGCATTAAGCTGGATAAATCTTGCAATACTACAAAAGCAGGGAAGAGATATTGCATTTAAAGTTCTGAGAAGAAAATAA